From one Candidatus Zixiibacteriota bacterium genomic stretch:
- a CDS encoding 2-phosphosulfolactate phosphatase produces MNIFTFFSHDEITRVDSSADIAVIFDVLRDSTLITAAFKAGASKIIPVREIDDAFKIANEIGLEKALICGAKDGQTIDGFDLGDSPQEFAPDKAKDKVIVCYSVNICNAIEILRNTPRVLFGCINNIQAIIDSIDIPSNIHLLCAGKLGNFAFEDAVCAGMFIRRIVDGYSGKIGLNDASGTSEYLYNQHHRDITGMMMKSSYGDFLRKIGRESDIEFAAQIDCVNIAPELSLNKDHILPMVVSDNSV; encoded by the coding sequence ATGAACATATTCACTTTTTTTTCACATGATGAGATAACAAGAGTGGATTCATCCGCTGATATTGCTGTTATTTTCGATGTTCTCAGAGATTCAACATTGATAACCGCGGCTTTTAAAGCCGGAGCCTCGAAAATAATTCCGGTTAGAGAAATAGACGACGCTTTTAAGATAGCCAATGAAATAGGGCTTGAGAAGGCTTTGATATGCGGCGCTAAAGATGGTCAAACCATCGATGGTTTCGATTTAGGAGATTCGCCGCAAGAGTTTGCGCCCGATAAAGCAAAAGATAAGGTCATAGTCTGTTATTCTGTCAATATCTGTAATGCCATAGAGATTTTACGCAATACTCCGAGAGTATTGTTTGGCTGTATTAATAATATTCAAGCAATAATCGATAGCATAGATATTCCCTCAAATATTCATCTGCTATGCGCCGGCAAGCTGGGGAATTTTGCTTTTGAGGATGCTGTCTGCGCCGGCATGTTTATTCGGCGAATTGTCGATGGCTATTCAGGTAAAATTGGCCTAAACGACGCCTCTGGAACTTCGGAATATCTGTATAATCAACATCATCGCGATATTACCGGCATGATGATGAAGTCATCCTATGGAGATTTCCTGCGAAAAATCGGAAGGGAGTCGGATATCGAATTTGCCGCCCAAATTGATTGTGTTAATATCGCGCCGGAATTATCACTAAATAAAGATCATATCTTACCTATGGTAGTCTCTGATAATTCAGTTTGA
- the gcvT gene encoding glycine cleavage system aminomethyltransferase GcvT — MTDKKTPFYDIHKNVGAKIIPFAGYLMPVMYDSINAEHLRVRNSVGMFDITHMGEFEVTGTKAKDFVQSIATNDVNKLVENQVLYTCMCNEAGGIIDDLLVYNLKDKILLVVNASNIAKDYAHIQKYLPADVELNDVSDQTALIAIQGPKSDDVLSKMTDYPIADLKYYHAAYVSLVGEKVLLSKTGYTGENGYELYISYDKAVKIWETASDLVKQFGGGPIGLGARDSLRLEMKFALYGNDISEQTNPIEAGLGWVVKLDTDDFIGRDAITEIKKQGIKRKLIGFEVEGKVFPRQHYPITLNGAKIGEVTSGIFSPSLKKGIGMGYVPKEYAKAGSQFDIEVRGKKQLAVVVKTPFYKK; from the coding sequence ATGACTGATAAAAAAACGCCGTTTTATGATATTCATAAAAATGTAGGCGCCAAAATAATACCTTTTGCCGGCTACCTTATGCCGGTTATGTACGATTCTATTAACGCCGAACACCTGCGTGTCCGCAACTCGGTGGGTATGTTCGATATAACCCACATGGGCGAATTTGAGGTAACCGGAACCAAAGCTAAAGATTTTGTTCAAAGCATCGCAACCAACGATGTTAATAAGTTGGTCGAAAACCAAGTCTTGTATACCTGCATGTGCAATGAGGCTGGCGGCATTATCGATGACCTGCTGGTGTACAATTTGAAGGATAAAATTCTGTTAGTAGTCAACGCCTCGAATATCGCCAAAGATTACGCGCATATTCAAAAATATCTCCCTGCCGACGTAGAGCTTAACGATGTTTCCGACCAGACCGCCCTTATTGCCATACAGGGTCCGAAATCGGATGATGTGCTGTCAAAGATGACCGATTACCCAATAGCTGATTTGAAATACTACCATGCCGCCTATGTTAGCTTAGTTGGAGAAAAAGTTCTGCTGTCCAAAACCGGCTATACCGGCGAGAACGGCTATGAGTTGTATATCTCCTATGATAAGGCAGTCAAAATCTGGGAAACGGCATCTGATTTGGTCAAACAATTCGGCGGCGGCCCAATTGGCTTGGGTGCGCGCGATTCATTGCGGCTTGAAATGAAATTTGCGCTCTATGGCAATGATATTTCCGAGCAAACTAATCCAATCGAGGCTGGCCTTGGCTGGGTAGTTAAGCTTGATACCGATGATTTCATCGGCCGGGATGCTATTACTGAGATAAAAAAGCAGGGCATCAAAAGAAAGCTTATCGGGTTTGAGGTCGAAGGTAAAGTATTCCCCCGTCAGCATTATCCTATTACGCTTAACGGAGCCAAAATCGGCGAGGTAACATCCGGGATATTTTCGCCATCTCTAAAGAAAGGCATTGGTATGGGGTATGTGCCGAAAGAGTATGCCAAAGCCGGTTCGCAATTTGATATCGAAGTTAGGGGTAAAAAGCAACTGGCAGTAGTGGTTAAGACACCGTTTTATAAGAAATAG